In Humulus lupulus chromosome 7, drHumLupu1.1, whole genome shotgun sequence, the following are encoded in one genomic region:
- the LOC133792471 gene encoding uncharacterized protein LOC133792471, with translation MQLGQLANELKNRLQGSLPSDTENPRRDGKEHCKAINLSNGKILEKSEEKIKGSGEPTLIQIEGESNNKTAQEVTETGPVATAKGQQSVSVNFGPKPPLPFPQRFQKQQQDGQFRKFLDVLKQLHINIPLVEALEQMPNYVKFLKDILTKKRRLGEFEIVALTEGCSAMLKSKIPPKLKDPGSFTIPCSIGGRDVGRALCDLGASINLMPMSIFKKLGIGEARPTTVTLQLADRSMAHPEGKIEDVLVQVDKFIFPADFIILDYEADREVPIILGRPFLATGRILIDVQNGELTLRVHDQQVTFSVFKAMKFPDEVEECSKIDVIDTLVAERLNKSVEKAAMGTQIFDDFEDSSSEEEQIITWVDSYKPANKFNKIFEALNLPEKHFQPPKPSVEEPPQLELKPLPSHLKYVYLGENDTLPVIISSCLEPIAEKSLLKLLKQHKRAIGWTMADIQGISPALCMHKMLLESDYTHSVEQQRRLNLVMKDVVRKEVIKWLDYGIIYPISDSSWVSPVQCVPKKGGVTVVTNDSNELIPTRTVTGWRVCMDYRKLNKAIRKDHFPLPFIDQMLDRLAGKEFFCFLDGYYGYNQISIAPEDQEKTTFTCPYGTFAFRRMPFGLCNAPATFQR, from the coding sequence ATGCAGCTGGGGCAATTGGCCAATGAATTAAAAAATAGGCTTCAAGGTTCTTTACCTAGTGACACAGAGAATCCAAGGAGGGATGGGAAGGAACATTGCAAGGCTATCAATCTAAGTAATGGAAAAATTCTGGAAAAGTCTGAGGAGAAAATAAAGGGCAGTGGGGAGCCCACTTTAATCCAAATCGAAGGAGAATCGAATAACAAAACTGCCCAGGAAGTTACTGAAACTGGCCCAGTTGCTACAGCAAAGGGTCAGCAATCTGTTTCAGTAAATTTTGGACCTAAACCGCCCCTTCCATTTCCTCAGAGATTTCAGAAACAGCAACAGGATGGTCAATTCAggaagtttctggatgtgttgAAACAGTTGCATATTAACATCCCCTTGGTCGAAGCACTGGAGCAAATGCCAAATTATGTTAAGTTCTTAAAGGATATCTTGACGAAGAAAAGGAGATTGGGGGAGTTTGAGATTGTAGCTCTTACAGAGGGTTGTAGTGCTATGTTGAAAAGTAAGATCCCTCCTAAGTTGAAAGACCCTGGCAGTTTTACGATTCCTTGTTCTATTGGAGGTCGGGATGTTGGAAGAGCATTATGTGATTTGGGCGCGAGCATTAACCTCATGCCAATGTCTATCTTTAAGAAGCTGGGTATTGGTGAAGCACGGCCTACGACTGTTACATTGCAGCTTGCCGATAGATCCATGGCTcatcccgagggcaaaatagagGATGTTCTAGTACAAGTTGATAAGTTTATTTTTCCGGCCGACTTTATCATCCTAGACTATGAAGCGGATAGAGAAGTGCCCATTATATTGGGTCGGCCATTTCTTGCTACGGGGCGTATCCTCATTGATGTGCAGAATGGGGAACTTACTTTGCGAGTTCATGACCAGCAAGTCACTTTTAGTGTGTTCAAAGCCATGAAGTTTCCTGATGAAGTTGAAGAGTGTTCAAAAATTGATGTGATTGACACTCTAGTAGCTGAAAGACTTAACAAAAGTGTGGAAAAAGCTGCAATGGGTACTCAGATTTTTGACGACTTTGAGGATTCTAGTAGTGAGGAAGAGCAGATAATTACTTGGGTGGATTCTTATAAACCAGCGAACAAATTCAACAAAATTTTTGAGGCTTTGAATCTGCCAGAAAAGCACTTCCAGCCACCAAAACCGTCTGTTGAAGAGCCACCCCAGCTAGAGTTAAAGCCGCTGCCCAGCCACTTGAAGTATGTGTACTTGGGTGAAAATGACACACTGCCTGTAATAATTTCTTCCTGCCTGGAGCCTATTGCTGAAAAGTCATTGCTGAAGTTACTGAAACAGCACAAGAGGGCTATTGGATGGACAATGGCCGATATTCAAGGAATTAGTCCAGCGTTGTGTATGCACAAGATGTTATTGGAATCTGATTATACTCACTCTGTAGAGCAGCAAAGGAGATTGAATCTCGTGATGAAGGATGTGGTTAGAAAAGAGGTCATAAAGTGGCTTGATTATGGCATAATTTACCCGATTTCCGATAGCTCTTGGGTTAGTCCCGTCCAATGTGTTCCTAAGAAGGGAGGTGTCACGGTGGTAACAAATGACAGTAATGAACTTATTCCTACTCGCACAGTTACTGGGTGGCGTGTCTGCATGGATTATAGAAAATTGAATAAAGCCATAAGAAAGGACCATTTCCCTTTGCCTTTCATTGACCAAATGTTGGATCGCTTGGCGGGTAAGGAGTTTTTCTGTTTTCTTGACGGTTATTATGGGTATAATCAGATATCTATAGCACCAGAAGACCAAGAGAAAACTACGTTCACCTGCCCATACGGAACATTTGCTTTTAGGAGGATGCCTTTCGGTTTGTGCAACGCACCAGCCACCTTTCAAAGGTGA